From one Solanum stenotomum isolate F172 chromosome 12, ASM1918654v1, whole genome shotgun sequence genomic stretch:
- the LOC125846941 gene encoding lysine-specific demethylase JMJ25 isoform X2, with the protein MLMDHLRSSSGPGEDNIGIPDDLRCKRSDGKQWRCTALSMPDKTVCEKHYIQAKKRAANSAMRASMKKGKRKSMDENDVYSESKSDDMDLPAENQKLGDYSGSISGKKHKEKYDESRRGYRTPPPSGMESSRSRSQKMFDSSPTAETSEGSSNSSDNTGGQPCHQCRRNDHRVTWCLRCDRRGYCESCISTWYSNMPVEEIQRICPACRGSCNCKVCMRGDNLLKVRIREIPAQNKLQYLYSLLSAVLPVVKHIHNQQCFEVELEKKLRGNGMDLGRTKLNADEQMCCNFCRIPIVDYHRHCSNCTYDLCLSCCKDLRDATKLVQDDRGKQFLGRADCRETTSKEVKLSNVHLNILSKLSDWKADGNGSIPCPPKQYGGCSSSVLSLKRIFKMNWVVKLVKNVEEMVSGCKVCDSGDLENTSEGKLFQAAQRENGDDNVLYHPLSEDIRSEGIEDFRKQWSRGKPVIIKDIYDVSSMSNWDPIEIWRGVRETTEEKTKDDNRTVKAIDCFDGSEIDIQIGQFIRGYSEGRIHENGWPEMLKLKDWPSPSASEEFLLYQRPEFISKLPLLEFIHSKWGLLNVAAKLPHYSLQNDVGPKIFLSYGMYEELGKGDSVNNLHINMRDLVFLLVHISEVKLKGWQKTKIGKMQKIFAESDHKGFPGDALNVSSEGDFSKFSPVGDRGDGQYADTDSNANEMLVDQESRVTSQTGVDNLSHEDLNGSSLNSSDSSHSGALWDVFRRQDVPMLIEYLRCHWKKHGDSDHVTDDSVPSPLYDGIVYLNEHHKRKLKELFGIEPWSFEQHLGEAIFIPAGCPFQVRNLQSTVQLGLDFLSPESLGEAVRMAEEIRGLPNTHDAKLQMLEVGKISLYAASSAIKEVQKLVLDPKVGPELGFEDPNLTALVSENLEKMMKRRQVA; encoded by the exons ATGTTGATGGATCACCTACGATCATCCTCTGGGCCTGGTGAAGATAATATTGGCATACCTGATGATTTGCGGTGTAAGAGGTCTGATGGGAAACAATGGAGATGTACTGCATTGTCTATGCCTGATAAGACTGTGTGTGAAAAGCACTACATACAGGCTAAGAAGAGAGCTGCAAATTCTGCAATGAGAGCCAGCATGAAAAAGGGAAAGAGAAAATCAATGGATGAAAATGATGTATATTCGGAGAGTAAAAGTGATGATATGGATTTACCAGCCGAGAACCAGAAACTTGGGGATTATTCTGGTTCAATCTCTGGGaagaagcacaaagaaaag TATGATGAAAGCCGAAGAGGTTACAGGACGCCACCTCCTTCTGGTATGGAATCTTCCAGAAGCAGATCGCAGAAGATGTTTGATTCCAGTCCTACAGCG GAAACCTCTGAAGGGAGCTCCAATTCTTCTGATAATACAGGGGGGCAACCTTGTCATCAATGTAGGCGGAATGATCACCGAGTAACTTGGTGCCTTAGATGTGATAGAAGGGGCTACTGTGAAAGCTGCATTTCAACTTG GTACTCCAACATGCCAGTTGAAGAGATACAGAGGATTTGTCCTGCGTGTCGTGGTAGTTGCAATTGTAAAGTGTGTATGCGGGGAGACAACTtgttaaag GTTAGAATAAGGGAGATACCTGCACAAAACAAATTGCAGTATCTCTATTCCCTTTTGTCAGCAGTTCTTCCAGTTGTTAAGCACATTCATAATCAGCAGTGCTTTGAGGTGGAACTAGAAAAAAAACTTCGAG GAAATGGAATGGATCTTGGTCGGACAAAATTGAATGCAGATGAGCAAATGTGCTG TAATTTCTGCAGGATACCAATTGTTGATTACCATAGACACTGCTCAAATTGCACATATGACCTCTGCCTTAGCTGCTGCAAAGACCTCAGAGATGCAACCAAGCTTGTGCAGGATGACAGGGGTAAGCAGTTCCTAGGAAGAGCTGATTGCAGAGAAACCACGTCAAAGGAAGTGAAATTGTCAAACGTTCATCTTAATATACTTAGCAAGCTTTCTGATTGGAAAGCAGATGGTAATGGCTCCATACCCTGTCCACCAAAGCAATATGGGGGCTGCAGTTCCTCGGTCTTATCATTGAAACGAATCTTCAAGATGAATTGGGTAGTGAAACTGgtgaaaaatgttgaagaaatggTTAGTGGATGTAAAGTATGTGATTCTGGCGATCTAGAGAATACCTCTGAAGGGAAGTTGTTCCAGGCTGCTCAGAGAGAGAATGGGGATGATAATGTTTTGTACCATCCATTGTCTGAAGATATTAGAAGTGAAGGGATTGAGGACTTCAGAAAGCAATGGAGTAGAGGTAAACCTGTTATCATCAAGGATATATATGATGTATCATCGATGTCAAACTGGGATCCCATTGAGATATGGAGAGGGGTAAGGGAGACAACAGAGGAGAAAACAAAAGATGATAACAGAACTGTGAAGGCCATTGATTGTTTTGATGGGAGTGAG ATTGATATTCAGATTGGTCAATTCATCAGAGGATACTCAGAGGGAAGAATTCATGAGAATGGTTGGCCAGAAATGCTCAAATTGAAAGATTGGCCTTCTCCTAGTGCTTCAGAAGAGTTCTTGTTGTACCAGAGACCTGAGTTTATTAGTAAACTTCCTTTACTTGAATTCATTCACTCCAAGTGGGGTCTTCTAAATGTAGCTGCGAAATTGCCTCATTATTCCCTGCAGAATGATGTTGGTCCTaagatttttctttcttatgGGATGTATGAAGAACTTGGTAAAGGTGACTCAGTGAACAATCTGCATATCAACATGCGTGACCTA GTATTCCTTTTGGTTCATATCAGTGAGGTCAAACTGAAAGGTTGGCAGAAGACGAAGATAGGAAAGATGCAGAAAATCTTTGCTGAATCTGATCACAAAGGATTTCCTGGCGATGCACTAAATGTTTCAAGCGAAGGGGATTTCTCCAAATTTTCACCTGTTGGCGATAGAGGGGATGGTCAGTATGCTGATACAGATTCAAATGCCAATGAAATGTTGGTCGACCAAGAGAGCAGAGTTACTTCTCAGACTGGTGTAGATAACTTGAGTCATGAAGATCTGAATGGTTCAAGTTTAAACAGCTCCGACAGTAGTCACTCTGGAGCTCTTTGGGATGTCTTTCGGAGGCAGGATGTGCCGATGCTTATCGAGTATTTAAGATGCCATTGGAAGAAACATGGAGATTCAGACCATGTAACGGATGATTCT GTGCCCAGTCCTCTTTACGATGGAATAGTATATCTGAATGAGCATCATAAGAGAAAGTTGAAAGAGTTATTTG GAATTGAGCCTTGGTCGTTTGAACAGCATTTAGGTGAAGCGATTTTCATTCCTGCTGGATGTCCTTTCCAAGTGAGGAATCTTCAG TCCACTGTCCAATTGGgccttgattttctttctcCAGAAAGTTTAGGTGAGGCTGTTAGAATGGCTGAAGAAATCCGTGGCCTTCCTAATACTCATGATGCAAAGCTGCAAATGTTGGAG GTGGGAAAGATATCACTTTATGCAGCAAGCTCAGCCATCAAAGAAGTTCAGAAGTTGGTTCTGGATCCTAA AGTTGGTCCCGAGCTTGGATTTGAGGATCCCAATTTGACCGCATTGGTGTCAGAGAATTTggagaaaatgatgaagagaCGTCAGGTAGCTTGA
- the LOC125846941 gene encoding lysine-specific demethylase JMJ25 isoform X1, whose product MLMDHLRSSSGPGEDNIGIPDDLRCKRSDGKQWRCTALSMPDKTVCEKHYIQAKKRAANSAMRASMKKGKRKSMDENDVYSESKSDDMDLPAENQKLGDYSGSISGKKHKEKVPKNQMNYFSETPQSKMFLARGMKSTDYLDMDVVQYDESRRGYRTPPPSGMESSRSRSQKMFDSSPTAETSEGSSNSSDNTGGQPCHQCRRNDHRVTWCLRCDRRGYCESCISTWYSNMPVEEIQRICPACRGSCNCKVCMRGDNLLKVRIREIPAQNKLQYLYSLLSAVLPVVKHIHNQQCFEVELEKKLRGNGMDLGRTKLNADEQMCCNFCRIPIVDYHRHCSNCTYDLCLSCCKDLRDATKLVQDDRGKQFLGRADCRETTSKEVKLSNVHLNILSKLSDWKADGNGSIPCPPKQYGGCSSSVLSLKRIFKMNWVVKLVKNVEEMVSGCKVCDSGDLENTSEGKLFQAAQRENGDDNVLYHPLSEDIRSEGIEDFRKQWSRGKPVIIKDIYDVSSMSNWDPIEIWRGVRETTEEKTKDDNRTVKAIDCFDGSEIDIQIGQFIRGYSEGRIHENGWPEMLKLKDWPSPSASEEFLLYQRPEFISKLPLLEFIHSKWGLLNVAAKLPHYSLQNDVGPKIFLSYGMYEELGKGDSVNNLHINMRDLVFLLVHISEVKLKGWQKTKIGKMQKIFAESDHKGFPGDALNVSSEGDFSKFSPVGDRGDGQYADTDSNANEMLVDQESRVTSQTGVDNLSHEDLNGSSLNSSDSSHSGALWDVFRRQDVPMLIEYLRCHWKKHGDSDHVTDDSVPSPLYDGIVYLNEHHKRKLKELFGIEPWSFEQHLGEAIFIPAGCPFQVRNLQSTVQLGLDFLSPESLGEAVRMAEEIRGLPNTHDAKLQMLEVGKISLYAASSAIKEVQKLVLDPKVGPELGFEDPNLTALVSENLEKMMKRRQVA is encoded by the exons ATGTTGATGGATCACCTACGATCATCCTCTGGGCCTGGTGAAGATAATATTGGCATACCTGATGATTTGCGGTGTAAGAGGTCTGATGGGAAACAATGGAGATGTACTGCATTGTCTATGCCTGATAAGACTGTGTGTGAAAAGCACTACATACAGGCTAAGAAGAGAGCTGCAAATTCTGCAATGAGAGCCAGCATGAAAAAGGGAAAGAGAAAATCAATGGATGAAAATGATGTATATTCGGAGAGTAAAAGTGATGATATGGATTTACCAGCCGAGAACCAGAAACTTGGGGATTATTCTGGTTCAATCTCTGGGaagaagcacaaagaaaaggtACCAAAGAATCAGATGAATTATTTTTCTGAAACACCTCAAAGCAAGATGTTTTTAGCTCGTGGCATGAAGTCTACTGATTATCTAGACATGGATGTTGTACAGTATGATGAAAGCCGAAGAGGTTACAGGACGCCACCTCCTTCTGGTATGGAATCTTCCAGAAGCAGATCGCAGAAGATGTTTGATTCCAGTCCTACAGCG GAAACCTCTGAAGGGAGCTCCAATTCTTCTGATAATACAGGGGGGCAACCTTGTCATCAATGTAGGCGGAATGATCACCGAGTAACTTGGTGCCTTAGATGTGATAGAAGGGGCTACTGTGAAAGCTGCATTTCAACTTG GTACTCCAACATGCCAGTTGAAGAGATACAGAGGATTTGTCCTGCGTGTCGTGGTAGTTGCAATTGTAAAGTGTGTATGCGGGGAGACAACTtgttaaag GTTAGAATAAGGGAGATACCTGCACAAAACAAATTGCAGTATCTCTATTCCCTTTTGTCAGCAGTTCTTCCAGTTGTTAAGCACATTCATAATCAGCAGTGCTTTGAGGTGGAACTAGAAAAAAAACTTCGAG GAAATGGAATGGATCTTGGTCGGACAAAATTGAATGCAGATGAGCAAATGTGCTG TAATTTCTGCAGGATACCAATTGTTGATTACCATAGACACTGCTCAAATTGCACATATGACCTCTGCCTTAGCTGCTGCAAAGACCTCAGAGATGCAACCAAGCTTGTGCAGGATGACAGGGGTAAGCAGTTCCTAGGAAGAGCTGATTGCAGAGAAACCACGTCAAAGGAAGTGAAATTGTCAAACGTTCATCTTAATATACTTAGCAAGCTTTCTGATTGGAAAGCAGATGGTAATGGCTCCATACCCTGTCCACCAAAGCAATATGGGGGCTGCAGTTCCTCGGTCTTATCATTGAAACGAATCTTCAAGATGAATTGGGTAGTGAAACTGgtgaaaaatgttgaagaaatggTTAGTGGATGTAAAGTATGTGATTCTGGCGATCTAGAGAATACCTCTGAAGGGAAGTTGTTCCAGGCTGCTCAGAGAGAGAATGGGGATGATAATGTTTTGTACCATCCATTGTCTGAAGATATTAGAAGTGAAGGGATTGAGGACTTCAGAAAGCAATGGAGTAGAGGTAAACCTGTTATCATCAAGGATATATATGATGTATCATCGATGTCAAACTGGGATCCCATTGAGATATGGAGAGGGGTAAGGGAGACAACAGAGGAGAAAACAAAAGATGATAACAGAACTGTGAAGGCCATTGATTGTTTTGATGGGAGTGAG ATTGATATTCAGATTGGTCAATTCATCAGAGGATACTCAGAGGGAAGAATTCATGAGAATGGTTGGCCAGAAATGCTCAAATTGAAAGATTGGCCTTCTCCTAGTGCTTCAGAAGAGTTCTTGTTGTACCAGAGACCTGAGTTTATTAGTAAACTTCCTTTACTTGAATTCATTCACTCCAAGTGGGGTCTTCTAAATGTAGCTGCGAAATTGCCTCATTATTCCCTGCAGAATGATGTTGGTCCTaagatttttctttcttatgGGATGTATGAAGAACTTGGTAAAGGTGACTCAGTGAACAATCTGCATATCAACATGCGTGACCTA GTATTCCTTTTGGTTCATATCAGTGAGGTCAAACTGAAAGGTTGGCAGAAGACGAAGATAGGAAAGATGCAGAAAATCTTTGCTGAATCTGATCACAAAGGATTTCCTGGCGATGCACTAAATGTTTCAAGCGAAGGGGATTTCTCCAAATTTTCACCTGTTGGCGATAGAGGGGATGGTCAGTATGCTGATACAGATTCAAATGCCAATGAAATGTTGGTCGACCAAGAGAGCAGAGTTACTTCTCAGACTGGTGTAGATAACTTGAGTCATGAAGATCTGAATGGTTCAAGTTTAAACAGCTCCGACAGTAGTCACTCTGGAGCTCTTTGGGATGTCTTTCGGAGGCAGGATGTGCCGATGCTTATCGAGTATTTAAGATGCCATTGGAAGAAACATGGAGATTCAGACCATGTAACGGATGATTCT GTGCCCAGTCCTCTTTACGATGGAATAGTATATCTGAATGAGCATCATAAGAGAAAGTTGAAAGAGTTATTTG GAATTGAGCCTTGGTCGTTTGAACAGCATTTAGGTGAAGCGATTTTCATTCCTGCTGGATGTCCTTTCCAAGTGAGGAATCTTCAG TCCACTGTCCAATTGGgccttgattttctttctcCAGAAAGTTTAGGTGAGGCTGTTAGAATGGCTGAAGAAATCCGTGGCCTTCCTAATACTCATGATGCAAAGCTGCAAATGTTGGAG GTGGGAAAGATATCACTTTATGCAGCAAGCTCAGCCATCAAAGAAGTTCAGAAGTTGGTTCTGGATCCTAA AGTTGGTCCCGAGCTTGGATTTGAGGATCCCAATTTGACCGCATTGGTGTCAGAGAATTTggagaaaatgatgaagagaCGTCAGGTAGCTTGA